From Paenibacillus sp. V4I7, one genomic window encodes:
- a CDS encoding sensor histidine kinase, translating to MSLRIFKLFTIIVPVLIIGGFEYIRHEFLLNYLTMEAGNFTITIITLLLSYLFASWMFQSIERSNEKVTIGEARRAVYEERERLARELHDDLAQTLFFLNVKLKQGDLEEAKAAVSEIDNSLRQAIFNLRTPPEEGANFQQRIHKFLENWQLVTGIELHEKLTVEENSFSSGEEVQLFGIIQEAFTNIRKHSMATQTSIVLEAQPEAWRLQITDNGNGFHHGISKGKTYGIELMQKRAAELGASFELKMKDPDEMAAGTTLLVQADRRRN from the coding sequence ATGTCTCTTCGTATTTTCAAGCTTTTTACGATTATAGTGCCTGTTCTCATCATCGGCGGCTTTGAGTATATACGTCATGAATTTTTACTTAATTATTTAACCATGGAAGCTGGTAATTTCACGATTACCATCATTACTTTGCTGCTTTCCTATCTCTTTGCTTCGTGGATGTTTCAAAGTATTGAGCGCAGCAATGAGAAAGTGACAATCGGTGAAGCCCGCAGAGCTGTGTATGAAGAACGTGAGCGTTTGGCCAGGGAACTGCATGATGACTTGGCTCAAACTCTTTTCTTCCTTAATGTGAAGTTGAAACAAGGAGATTTAGAAGAAGCCAAAGCGGCGGTGTCCGAAATCGATAACTCGCTGCGACAAGCCATTTTTAATCTGAGAACACCACCGGAGGAAGGGGCTAACTTCCAGCAGCGCATCCATAAATTTCTGGAGAATTGGCAATTGGTGACGGGTATTGAGCTTCATGAGAAGTTAACCGTGGAAGAGAACAGCTTCTCTTCTGGAGAAGAAGTTCAGCTTTTCGGCATTATACAAGAAGCGTTCACCAATATACGTAAGCATTCGATGGCAACGCAAACTTCAATCGTTCTGGAAGCCCAACCTGAGGCATGGCGACTACAGATTACTGATAACGGAAATGGGTTCCATCACGGAATTTCAAAGGGGAAGACCTATGGCATTGAGTTAATGCAGAAGCGTGCGGCCGAACTTGGTGCATCTTTCGAGCTTAAGATGAAGGATCCTGACGAGATGGCAGCGGGAACTACACTTTTGGTACAAGCAGATAGGAGGAGGAACTAA
- a CDS encoding HoxN/HupN/NixA family nickel/cobalt transporter: MMWKSILQQRRSWAGYVGVIVLLHILGLIGLYSVAKMTPAFWGIGLLAYTLGMRHAFDVDHIAAIDNTVRKLLQQKKNPLGVGFYFSLGHSSVVFIMAIVTAFSVQWAARELPWMQRFGGVIGASVSGLFLVIIGILNLLILINLYKMFLKFRGGTNDDKEFEELLESRGFIARMIKPLFSFIGKSWHVYPLGFLFGLGFDTASEIALLAISAHAAKEAIPFIGVISLPLLFAAGMSLFDTADGMFMTKAYKWAFHTPVRKLYYNLTVTALAVIAALIIGVIELGQVLSEEFKLEGTFWTWLQEIDFGTLGYILVGLFVVAWAISIAVWKGMKIEERWRAKV; encoded by the coding sequence ATGATGTGGAAATCAATACTACAGCAGAGAAGAAGCTGGGCTGGATACGTTGGTGTGATCGTCCTCCTACATATACTTGGGCTTATCGGATTATATAGTGTAGCGAAAATGACGCCTGCCTTTTGGGGGATTGGACTTCTCGCCTATACATTAGGAATGCGGCATGCTTTCGATGTTGACCATATTGCGGCGATCGACAATACCGTGCGCAAGCTCCTTCAGCAGAAGAAGAATCCATTAGGTGTTGGTTTCTACTTTTCATTGGGACACTCCTCTGTCGTCTTCATCATGGCCATTGTGACTGCATTCTCTGTACAATGGGCAGCGCGTGAGCTTCCTTGGATGCAGCGTTTTGGGGGAGTTATCGGCGCTTCGGTTTCCGGTCTGTTTCTTGTCATTATTGGTATTTTAAATTTGCTCATTCTTATCAATCTATATAAAATGTTCTTGAAATTTCGTGGCGGCACAAATGACGATAAAGAGTTTGAGGAGCTTCTCGAGTCCCGCGGATTCATTGCTCGAATGATCAAACCTCTTTTTTCTTTCATAGGCAAAAGCTGGCATGTATACCCGTTAGGGTTTCTCTTTGGTTTAGGTTTTGATACAGCGAGCGAAATTGCGCTGCTAGCGATCTCTGCCCATGCGGCGAAGGAGGCTATCCCTTTCATTGGCGTCATTTCACTTCCACTGCTGTTCGCGGCAGGGATGAGCCTCTTCGATACAGCGGACGGGATGTTCATGACCAAAGCCTACAAATGGGCATTTCATACACCGGTACGTAAGCTTTATTACAATTTAACAGTGACCGCACTGGCCGTCATTGCTGCTTTAATTATTGGCGTGATCGAGCTAGGTCAAGTTCTCTCCGAAGAATTCAAATTGGAAGGGACCTTCTGGACGTGGCTGCAGGAGATTGATTTCGGGACATTGGGTTATATCTTAGTTGGTCTGTTCGTGGTGGCGTGGGCGATTTCCATTGCGGTTTGGAAAGGGATGAAGATTGAAGAACGCTGGCGTGCAAAAGTCTAA
- the phnC gene encoding phosphonate ABC transporter ATP-binding protein → MIEFKHISKVYPNGTVGLNDINLTIHPGEFVVIVGLSGAGKSTLLRAINRLHETTDGEILIHGKSITKANGAELRRMRRDIGMIFQTFNLVKRSTVIRNVLSGRVGYHSTLRTVLGLFPKHDIELSMKALERVNIREKAYSRADELSGGQQQRVSIARALAQEAKIILADEPVASLDPLTTRQVMDDLKRINTELGITTVVNLHFIDLAREYATRIIGLRAGKVVYDGPVSEATDDVFSEIYGRAIKKDELLGVLEE, encoded by the coding sequence ATGATTGAGTTTAAGCATATTTCCAAAGTATATCCTAACGGAACTGTTGGTTTGAATGATATTAACTTAACTATTCATCCCGGAGAATTCGTTGTTATTGTAGGTCTATCAGGAGCGGGTAAATCCACCTTACTGCGTGCGATTAACCGTTTGCATGAGACGACTGATGGAGAAATATTAATTCATGGCAAATCCATAACAAAGGCGAACGGTGCCGAATTACGCCGCATGCGCAGAGATATCGGAATGATCTTCCAAACCTTTAACCTGGTCAAGCGTTCAACCGTGATTCGAAATGTATTATCCGGACGAGTAGGCTACCATTCCACCCTGCGCACAGTTCTTGGTTTGTTCCCCAAACACGATATCGAGCTTTCCATGAAAGCGCTGGAGAGAGTCAATATTCGGGAAAAAGCTTATTCACGCGCCGATGAATTGTCCGGCGGTCAACAACAGCGTGTTTCCATCGCGAGAGCGCTGGCACAAGAAGCGAAAATCATTTTAGCAGATGAACCAGTAGCCTCCCTTGATCCACTAACGACGAGACAAGTTATGGACGACTTGAAGCGGATCAATACAGAGCTCGGCATAACGACTGTCGTTAACCTTCACTTTATTGACCTTGCACGTGAATATGCCACTCGAATTATCGGGCTTCGTGCAGGTAAGGTCGTATACGACGGACCCGTTTCGGAAGCAACGGATGATGTATTCTCCGAGATTTATGGCCGTGCGATTAAGAAAGACGAGCTCTTGGGGGTGCTGGAGGAATGA
- the phnE gene encoding phosphonate ABC transporter, permease protein PhnE has product MSAATVKKPPRTKIYLIALIMVLFLIGSIYQTDATLTKLVTGTPEILKFIAEMFPPDWLFFADIWKPMAQTLQMSIIGTAIGAMFAFPMALLAARNVTTAPWLFYPARLIMNLFRTIPDLLYAALFAVLVGFGPTAGTLALIFFTFGIISKLSYESTEAIDPGPLEAMTAVGANKLKLIRFGVIPQVAPTYLAHLLYTFEVSIRASAILGLVGAGGIGLLLKNTLDLFRYDQSCAIVIYTLLVVVLIDLVSTRFRSYLLKGSAKPMSASRSTTYKIIGGVAVAALFIWALTGLELTGFQPTTWILTKSMLSGLLHPDWAYVYIPEGEDLLRSLLETLSISYLGNFVSAIVCLPFAFWAAANMSRFRAVSSTGKLFLSVVRTIPEIIMALIFIKAVGPNAFAGVMALGLHSVGMLGKLYAEAIENMDMGPTEAMTAVGANIWQRMAFAVVPQVIPDFISYTLYRFEINVRSATLLGVIGAGGIGTPLIFALNARQWPRVGIILIGIIVTVSVIDYISGTLRKRIV; this is encoded by the coding sequence ATGAGTGCAGCGACAGTCAAGAAACCTCCTCGTACGAAAATCTATCTCATTGCTCTGATCATGGTGCTTTTCCTGATTGGGAGTATTTATCAGACAGATGCGACGCTGACGAAGCTCGTTACAGGTACTCCGGAGATTCTTAAATTCATAGCCGAGATGTTTCCGCCGGATTGGCTGTTTTTCGCTGATATATGGAAGCCAATGGCACAAACGCTGCAGATGTCCATTATTGGTACAGCAATTGGAGCCATGTTCGCTTTCCCGATGGCACTATTAGCAGCTCGTAATGTTACAACGGCGCCATGGTTGTTCTATCCAGCTAGACTTATCATGAATTTGTTCCGTACAATTCCAGATCTGCTCTACGCAGCACTATTTGCTGTATTGGTAGGCTTTGGCCCAACGGCTGGTACACTTGCACTAATTTTCTTCACCTTTGGTATTATATCTAAGCTTTCTTATGAATCAACGGAAGCTATTGACCCCGGACCACTTGAAGCGATGACAGCTGTTGGCGCTAACAAACTCAAACTCATTCGATTCGGCGTCATTCCTCAGGTTGCGCCTACGTACTTGGCTCATTTATTGTACACATTCGAGGTTAGTATTCGGGCCTCAGCCATTCTCGGATTGGTTGGAGCCGGTGGAATTGGTTTGCTGCTCAAAAATACGCTAGATCTGTTCCGTTACGATCAGTCCTGTGCCATTGTTATCTATACCTTATTAGTTGTTGTTCTTATTGATTTGGTCAGTACACGATTCCGTTCCTATTTGCTAAAAGGCAGCGCGAAACCGATGTCAGCTTCGCGTTCAACTACGTATAAGATAATCGGCGGGGTTGCCGTTGCTGCCTTGTTCATATGGGCATTAACTGGCCTTGAGTTGACGGGCTTCCAACCAACGACTTGGATTCTCACGAAATCCATGTTATCCGGTTTACTGCATCCTGACTGGGCATATGTTTATATTCCAGAAGGAGAAGATTTACTTCGATCCTTGCTTGAAACCCTATCCATTTCCTACTTAGGAAACTTTGTATCAGCTATTGTCTGTCTCCCGTTTGCCTTCTGGGCAGCAGCTAATATGAGTCGATTTCGTGCCGTTTCAAGCACAGGAAAATTGTTCTTGAGTGTCGTACGAACAATACCGGAGATTATTATGGCTTTGATCTTTATTAAAGCAGTAGGTCCTAATGCCTTTGCTGGGGTTATGGCTTTAGGACTTCATTCTGTAGGGATGCTCGGCAAACTTTATGCAGAAGCCATTGAGAATATGGATATGGGACCTACGGAAGCCATGACGGCTGTGGGTGCAAACATCTGGCAGCGGATGGCATTTGCCGTGGTGCCGCAGGTCATTCCCGATTTCATTTCGTATACCTTATATCGTTTTGAGATTAATGTCCGTTCAGCGACATTGCTAGGTGTTATTGGTGCAGGCGGTATCGGTACGCCACTCATCTTCGCGCTCAACGCGAGGCAGTGGCCGCGAGTAGGTATCATCCTCATTGGGATTATTGTCACCGTCTCTGTCATTGACTACATCTCAGGGACACTCCGCAAACGCATTGTATGA